The Acidobacteriota bacterium genome has a segment encoding these proteins:
- a CDS encoding urea transporter, producing the protein MATKLSASGLVFDDSALRETPLTILDSVLRGVGQVMLQNNSFAGLFFWAGIFYSSRLCGFAVILGAAVSTLFALLLGIDRRTVRAGLFGFNGALIAVALATFLHSSVIMWVSMIFAAAITTVLMAAMLRWLEQRKISPLTAPFVLTALCFLPAYTLFGRLHPTSNLPIAGLPKTTIVMGAVGASTLAGGLFNGVAQVFFQANVITGVLFAIGLLISSRRAFGAALLGSFVGFWVAWAMGAAEPTIHSGLFGFNCVLTAIAMGSAGFVLDRAYAFYSLVAIVATTIVFAALSGLFAPAGMPALTLPFVLVVWVFVSAGHYFPGFRPDMPHAITCATQPSN; encoded by the coding sequence GGCGTCGGCCAGGTCATGTTGCAGAATAACAGCTTCGCCGGGCTGTTCTTTTGGGCCGGCATCTTTTACAGTTCCAGGCTGTGCGGGTTCGCCGTCATCCTGGGGGCTGCGGTGAGCACGCTCTTCGCTCTCCTGCTCGGAATTGACAGGCGCACCGTGCGCGCCGGGCTGTTCGGCTTTAACGGGGCGCTTATCGCAGTCGCGCTCGCCACTTTCCTCCACTCCAGTGTGATCATGTGGGTCTCTATGATCTTTGCTGCCGCAATCACCACGGTCCTTATGGCTGCAATGTTGCGGTGGCTGGAACAGCGGAAGATATCACCGCTGACCGCGCCATTTGTGCTGACGGCGCTATGTTTTCTGCCGGCATACACGCTCTTCGGCCGGTTGCATCCAACATCTAATCTGCCGATAGCCGGACTACCCAAAACAACCATTGTGATGGGTGCGGTCGGAGCGTCAACACTTGCCGGAGGCCTCTTTAATGGCGTCGCGCAAGTTTTCTTCCAGGCCAACGTAATCACAGGCGTGCTCTTCGCGATCGGGTTGCTGATCAGTTCGCGGAGGGCGTTTGGTGCCGCTTTGCTGGGCTCCTTTGTCGGATTTTGGGTCGCCTGGGCGATGGGTGCAGCCGAACCGACAATCCACTCCGGGCTGTTCGGCTTCAATTGCGTCCTGACGGCAATTGCGATGGGCAGCGCAGGTTTTGTATTAGATCGGGCTTATGCGTTTTATTCGCTGGTTGCTATCGTCGCTACAACCATCGTTTTCGCCGCCCTGTCGGGACTCTTTGCACCCGCAGGCATGCCAGCGCTGACGTTGCCTTTCGTGCTTGTCGTATGGGTCTTTGTTTCTGCGGGGCACTACTTTCCAGGATTTCGGCCTGACATGCCTCATGCCATAACATGCGCGACCCAGCCTTCGAATTAG